A genome region from Bifidobacterium coryneforme includes the following:
- the cydB gene encoding cytochrome d ubiquinol oxidase subunit II has product MSILQGLWFFVIGLLFAGFLLLEGFDFGVGMATRFVAQDGDERATFMRAIGPHWDGNEVWLITAGGAMFAAFPLWYASLFSGYYILLFLVLVSLILRGVSFEFASHALTVRERGFWQWANFIGSLFAPLFLGMMLTSMIQGIPLDVNGDARPGFFGVVNWLSVVGGVAVVFFSFVHGLHFLSLKLGPVASRRMLNISEKLYWIAYPALVVFVLLAFFRTDFYRVRPISTWLITVIILVATICAHMAVTKKRGGFAFASSGITLMAIIAFIFNGLFPRVMIGTDPASSIMIEDAAASPYTMKIMTVVLCIFLPIMLAYFIWSYFIQRKRLVADDSDLAEVSRSTATAAVSK; this is encoded by the coding sequence ATGAGTATCCTACAAGGTTTGTGGTTCTTCGTCATAGGTCTCCTGTTCGCCGGATTCCTCCTGCTGGAGGGGTTCGACTTCGGCGTGGGCATGGCCACCCGGTTCGTTGCCCAGGATGGTGACGAGCGCGCCACCTTCATGAGGGCCATCGGTCCCCACTGGGATGGCAATGAGGTCTGGCTGATTACCGCAGGAGGCGCCATGTTCGCCGCCTTCCCGCTCTGGTACGCCTCCCTCTTCTCCGGGTATTACATCCTCCTCTTCCTGGTTCTGGTGAGTCTGATCCTGCGTGGCGTCTCCTTCGAGTTCGCCAGCCATGCCCTGACTGTGCGTGAGCGCGGGTTCTGGCAGTGGGCCAACTTCATCGGCTCCCTATTTGCCCCCCTCTTCCTCGGCATGATGTTGACGAGCATGATTCAGGGCATCCCTCTGGATGTCAACGGTGATGCCAGGCCCGGGTTCTTCGGGGTGGTCAACTGGCTTTCGGTGGTCGGTGGTGTGGCTGTCGTCTTCTTCAGCTTCGTCCACGGCCTGCACTTCCTGAGCCTGAAGCTGGGACCCGTGGCATCGCGCCGGATGCTCAATATCAGCGAGAAGCTGTATTGGATTGCCTACCCGGCCCTGGTCGTCTTCGTTCTCCTGGCCTTCTTCAGGACCGATTTCTATAGGGTCCGGCCCATATCCACCTGGTTGATCACCGTGATCATCCTGGTTGCCACCATCTGCGCCCATATGGCTGTGACCAAGAAACGTGGAGGGTTCGCCTTCGCGTCTTCCGGCATCACGCTGATGGCCATCATCGCATTCATCTTCAACGGGCTCTTCCCGCGGGTGATGATAGGCACGGACCCGGCCTCCAGCATCATGATCGAGGATGCCGCCGCATCCCCCTACACGATGAAGATCATGACCGTGGTCCTCTGCATCTTCCTGCCCATCATGCTGGCCTACTTCATCTGGAGCTACTTCATCCAGCGGAAGCGGCTGGTCGCCGATGACTCCGACCTTGCTGAGGTGAGTCGGTCTACGGCCACGGCAGCTGTGTCCAAGTAG
- a CDS encoding cytochrome ubiquinol oxidase subunit I, producing MLNVLGLSRFQFAMTTVFHFFYVPLSIGLALCVAIMETLYVVKRKEIYKKMAKFWGKIFLLSFAVGVVTGIIQEFQFGMNWSNYSRFMGDIFGAPLAIEALLAFFMESTFIGVWMFTWNRFKPAVHAIFIWLTFLGSSVSAIWILAANSFMQHPTGFEINKATGRVRMTNFWDVLGNPQLWRAFPHVFFGAVVTGSMVLVGMSAWGLLRAHKQEQNGAAQVEPTVEADGSEHISKRVFYTRSIRLNAVIALIGAILVIIAGDLQTTFIIDDQPMKFAATEGIYEDTKDPAPWAVVSLINEKDKTAKSIEIPDMLSLLAYHSPSGSVKGMNTANEELHQQYDAKFGKDMNYYVPVTVLFWSFRFMAAVGFGVLLLSILVLWFTRKSKDTLWSSDWKLWILGLCTYLPFVGNTGGWLITELGRYPWLVYGLQTIADGVSPTATVPSLLFTNIVYFLLFLFLGGVMIFYSRRVLHQGPDYQGEGLGLQMRTGRNERRVALA from the coding sequence ATGCTTAACGTTCTGGGTCTGTCGCGATTCCAATTCGCGATGACGACCGTATTCCACTTCTTCTATGTACCTCTTTCCATAGGCCTGGCGCTCTGCGTGGCCATCATGGAGACGCTGTATGTGGTCAAGAGGAAAGAAATCTACAAGAAAATGGCCAAGTTCTGGGGGAAGATATTCCTGCTGAGCTTCGCCGTCGGTGTGGTCACCGGCATCATTCAGGAGTTCCAGTTCGGTATGAACTGGTCGAACTACTCGCGGTTCATGGGCGACATCTTCGGAGCCCCGCTGGCCATCGAGGCGCTCCTGGCGTTCTTCATGGAGTCGACCTTCATCGGTGTCTGGATGTTCACCTGGAACCGCTTCAAGCCGGCTGTCCACGCCATCTTCATCTGGCTCACCTTCCTGGGATCCTCGGTTTCCGCCATCTGGATCCTGGCAGCCAACAGCTTTATGCAGCATCCCACCGGTTTCGAGATCAACAAGGCCACCGGGCGGGTGCGCATGACCAACTTCTGGGATGTTCTGGGCAATCCGCAGCTCTGGCGGGCCTTCCCCCATGTCTTCTTCGGTGCCGTGGTGACAGGCAGCATGGTCCTGGTCGGCATGAGCGCCTGGGGTCTGCTCCGGGCACACAAGCAGGAGCAAAACGGTGCGGCCCAGGTCGAGCCCACTGTCGAGGCTGACGGGTCCGAGCACATCTCCAAGCGGGTCTTCTACACCCGGTCGATCAGGCTCAACGCCGTCATCGCCCTGATCGGGGCAATCCTGGTCATCATCGCGGGTGATCTTCAGACCACCTTCATCATCGATGATCAGCCCATGAAGTTCGCCGCCACGGAGGGTATCTACGAGGACACCAAGGATCCCGCCCCCTGGGCCGTGGTCTCCTTGATCAACGAAAAGGACAAGACCGCCAAGAGCATAGAGATTCCCGACATGCTCTCCCTCCTGGCCTATCACAGCCCCTCCGGTTCGGTGAAGGGTATGAACACCGCCAATGAGGAGCTGCACCAGCAGTACGATGCCAAGTTCGGCAAGGACATGAACTATTACGTGCCGGTCACGGTGCTCTTCTGGAGTTTCAGGTTCATGGCCGCAGTGGGCTTCGGTGTCCTGCTTCTATCGATACTGGTGCTTTGGTTCACCAGGAAGTCCAAGGATACCCTCTGGTCCAGTGATTGGAAATTGTGGATTCTGGGCCTGTGCACATACCTGCCCTTCGTGGGCAACACCGGTGGCTGGCTGATTACGGAGCTGGGACGTTACCCCTGGCTGGTCTACGGACTGCAGACCATCGCGGACGGTGTTTCGCCCACGGCCACGGTCCCCAGCCTCCTGTTTACCAATATCGTTTACTTCCTGCTCTTCCTCTTCCTGGGAGGGGTCATGATCTTCTACTCGCGCAGGGTGCTGCACCAGGGCCCCGACTACCAGGGTGAAGGTCTCGGCCTGCAGATGCGGACCGGCAGGAACGAGAGGAGAGTGGCACTGGCATGA